A part of Chloroflexota bacterium genomic DNA contains:
- a CDS encoding reverse transcriptase-like protein, producing the protein MNEVDRILTDIASLSPRERAVLWRRAVALGLLDPAVGDRRPSAEPGGSSTVRLGLMFDGGSRGNPGPGYGSYAFLWPGRPPEVHRLRFGRLTNNEAEYDALIAALEALLSHLAREGIDPQRVDLEVLGDSRLVINQLNGVWRVRKDHLRARWQKARSLLDRFGRVVLRHQPRERSVAVLGH; encoded by the coding sequence ATGAACGAGGTGGATCGAATCCTGACGGACATCGCCTCCTTGAGCCCTCGCGAGCGCGCCGTCCTGTGGCGGCGCGCTGTTGCGTTGGGGCTTCTCGATCCGGCGGTGGGCGATCGCCGGCCGTCGGCCGAGCCGGGCGGATCGTCAACGGTCCGGCTGGGGCTGATGTTCGATGGCGGAAGCCGGGGCAACCCGGGGCCGGGGTACGGCAGCTACGCGTTCCTCTGGCCGGGAAGGCCACCCGAGGTTCATCGGCTGCGCTTTGGGCGGCTGACCAACAACGAGGCCGAGTACGACGCGCTGATCGCCGCGCTGGAGGCGTTGCTGAGCCACCTGGCGCGTGAGGGGATCGATCCCCAGCGCGTGGATCTGGAGGTTTTGGGGGATAGCCGGCTGGTCATCAACCAGCTCAACGGCGTCTGGCGGGTGCGGAAGGATCACCTGCGCGCTCGGTGGCAGAAGGCCCGGTCGCTTCTGGATAGGTTCGGGCGGGTCGTATTGCGCCACCAGCCGAGGGAGCGATCGGTCGCCGTGTTAGGACACTGA
- a CDS encoding MBL fold metallo-hydrolase: MPTYRERVAEDVYMFTSGLYAQVTAGVIATPEGSVVVDTLPFPDESRELRAFAEQISPRGVRYVILTHYHADHANGLYLFPQAEVICHKRCRELLLKLGQRGLEEAKKQTPELAEVQLRIPRVTFDDTATVRLGGKTITAIHAPGHSPDGAMVYVKELKVLFAGDVVMPVPYIVGGDLDEMIRSLRKVRELSLESIVQGHGEVLLRGEIKDAVESNIAYLETIQQIVREHVESGQPRQALMRVDIESCGKSRIPLGGLVQSLHRANLFYLYDLYRSQKSRQAREVAA; the protein is encoded by the coding sequence GTGCCCACGTATCGCGAGCGTGTTGCCGAAGACGTCTACATGTTCACCAGCGGCCTGTATGCCCAGGTGACCGCGGGGGTGATCGCGACCCCGGAGGGGAGCGTTGTGGTGGACACGCTGCCCTTCCCTGACGAATCGCGAGAGTTGCGCGCCTTTGCGGAGCAGATCAGCCCCAGAGGCGTTCGTTATGTGATCCTCACCCATTATCACGCCGACCACGCGAACGGGCTCTACCTCTTCCCCCAGGCGGAGGTGATCTGCCATAAGCGTTGTCGGGAGCTGTTGCTCAAGCTGGGGCAGCGTGGCCTGGAGGAGGCGAAGAAGCAGACGCCCGAGCTGGCGGAGGTCCAGCTGCGCATTCCTCGGGTGACCTTCGATGACACGGCGACGGTCCGGCTGGGCGGGAAGACGATCACGGCCATTCACGCGCCAGGACACAGCCCGGATGGCGCGATGGTATACGTAAAGGAGCTGAAGGTCCTCTTCGCGGGCGATGTGGTGATGCCTGTGCCGTACATCGTCGGCGGGGATCTGGACGAGATGATCCGGTCCCTGCGTAAGGTGCGGGAGCTCTCCCTGGAGAGCATCGTCCAGGGGCATGGCGAGGTGTTGCTACGAGGGGAGATCAAGGATGCCGTCGAGAGCAACATCGCCTACCTGGAGACGATCCAGCAGATCGTGCGTGAGCATGTCGAGTCGGGGCAGCCGCGTCAGGCGCTGATGCGCGTGGACATTGAGTCGTGTGGCAAGTCCCGCATCCCGTTGGGAGGGCTGGTGCAGTCGTTGCATCGGGCGAATCTGTTCTATCTGTACGACCTGTATCGTTCGCAGAAGTCGCGCCAGGCCCGGGAAGTGGCCGCATGA
- a CDS encoding DUF348 domain-containing protein → MARSDAGVARPWERRRWTHVPTAERPWGWRVHAFLLRHPWITLFCLLVLAGVGRQVYQATGAPVVVTVDGQSVSVRTHRATVADLLSDVGVDLSPQDAVFPNPAASLSPGQEIVVHRARPARVEVDGATLEVRTRARTLRRLLTEAGVYVSPYDVVEMEGRAVSDLDEPLPPVELRPNGRHVGYPWARWEMQPLRVVVRRAVPIQVTDGKATYTIHTTAPTVGEALRREGVTLYLGDLVRPGLGSRVTAGLHVYIARSVPFSVRVDGREIRTRTRQRTVADALADLGIVVAGADIVDPPLSAEIKPNLTVSIIRVREAIEVEQDSVPFQTIWVPDDELEIDRRRVDQAGQEGLIKRRFRVVYHDDQVVSRTLEDEWVAQEPITRVIAYGRKIVLRTLETPQGTITYWRKVRMLATSYSPSTAGVEPDDPYFGRTRLGWRMRKGIVAVDPTVIKLGSRVYVPGYGIGDVADTGGLIRGRRIDLGFDDHNLELWYRWVDVYLLAPPPPRYQIRWILPDWPRERRR, encoded by the coding sequence ATGGCGAGAAGCGACGCGGGCGTAGCCCGACCGTGGGAGCGGAGGCGGTGGACGCACGTCCCCACCGCTGAGCGGCCATGGGGGTGGCGAGTGCACGCTTTTCTCCTCCGGCACCCCTGGATCACCCTGTTCTGCCTCCTGGTCCTGGCTGGGGTGGGGCGTCAGGTGTATCAGGCCACGGGCGCTCCTGTGGTGGTCACAGTGGATGGCCAAAGCGTGTCCGTGCGCACCCATCGGGCGACGGTGGCGGATCTGCTGTCGGATGTGGGGGTGGACCTGTCCCCTCAGGACGCCGTCTTCCCCAACCCGGCAGCTTCCTTGTCTCCGGGGCAGGAGATCGTCGTGCATCGAGCCCGGCCGGCCCGGGTGGAGGTCGACGGGGCGACCCTGGAGGTGCGCACGCGAGCGCGCACGCTGCGGAGGTTGCTGACCGAGGCGGGCGTGTACGTCTCGCCGTATGACGTGGTGGAGATGGAGGGGCGGGCGGTATCGGATCTGGATGAGCCGTTGCCCCCCGTGGAGTTGCGGCCGAACGGGCGTCATGTGGGATATCCGTGGGCGCGCTGGGAGATGCAGCCGCTCCGGGTGGTGGTGCGTCGGGCCGTGCCGATTCAGGTGACGGACGGGAAGGCGACTTATACCATCCACACCACCGCGCCCACCGTGGGCGAGGCGCTGCGGCGGGAGGGCGTGACGTTGTATCTGGGGGATCTGGTGCGGCCTGGGCTGGGAAGCCGGGTGACGGCCGGGCTTCACGTGTACATCGCCCGCTCTGTACCCTTCTCCGTGCGCGTGGATGGCCGTGAGATCCGCACCCGCACCCGACAGCGCACCGTCGCCGACGCCCTGGCTGATCTGGGGATCGTGGTCGCCGGAGCGGACATCGTCGATCCGCCCCTGTCGGCGGAGATCAAGCCCAATCTCACCGTTTCGATCATCCGGGTGCGCGAGGCCATTGAGGTCGAGCAGGACTCGGTGCCCTTCCAGACGATCTGGGTCCCGGATGACGAGCTGGAGATCGACCGACGTCGGGTGGATCAGGCGGGGCAGGAGGGGCTGATCAAACGGCGCTTCCGGGTGGTGTACCACGATGATCAGGTGGTGAGCCGCACGCTGGAGGACGAGTGGGTCGCCCAGGAACCCATCACCCGGGTGATCGCCTATGGGCGTAAGATCGTCCTGCGCACGCTGGAGACGCCTCAGGGCACGATCACCTACTGGCGCAAGGTCCGCATGTTGGCCACCTCCTACTCGCCTTCGACCGCCGGGGTGGAGCCGGATGACCCCTACTTCGGTCGCACCCGGCTGGGATGGCGGATGCGCAAGGGCATCGTGGCGGTGGATCCCACCGTCATCAAGCTGGGGAGCCGGGTGTACGTGCCCGGTTATGGGATCGGGGACGTGGCCGATACAGGAGGGCTGATCCGAGGCCGCCGCATCGATCTGGGCTTCGACGATCACAATCTGGAGTTGTGGTATCGTTGGGTGGATGTCTACTTGCTGGCCCCGCCCCCGCCGCGCTATCAGATCCGGTGGATCCTGCCCGATTGGCCTCGGGAGCGTCGGCGCTGA
- a CDS encoding redoxin domain-containing protein, which yields MGAEIGRIAPDFELPDMEGRTHRLSDYRGQIVILNFWSAECPVSEAFDPYFNERYEEWSQQGVVLLAIDSNCHYDDEEIRRVMADRGVRFPVLRDRGNVVADLYGALTTPHIFLIDREGVLRYRGAVDDRTFRKREPEVNYLEEALAAVMAGRPVPRPETEPFGCTIVREME from the coding sequence ATGGGCGCTGAGATCGGTCGGATCGCTCCCGATTTCGAGTTGCCGGATATGGAGGGGCGCACGCATCGGCTGTCCGACTACCGGGGGCAGATCGTGATCCTGAACTTCTGGTCGGCCGAGTGCCCGGTCTCGGAGGCCTTCGATCCGTATTTCAACGAACGGTACGAGGAGTGGTCGCAGCAGGGCGTGGTGCTGCTGGCCATCGACTCCAATTGCCACTACGATGACGAGGAGATCCGGCGGGTGATGGCCGATCGAGGCGTCCGATTCCCGGTGTTGCGCGATCGCGGGAATGTAGTGGCTGATCTCTATGGCGCGTTGACGACTCCGCACATCTTCCTCATCGACCGAGAGGGGGTCCTGCGCTACCGGGGCGCGGTGGACGATCGCACGTTTCGCAAGCGCGAGCCGGAAGTGAATTATCTGGAAGAGGCGCTGGCGGCCGTGATGGCTGGCCGTCCGGTCCCCCGACCGGAAACCGAGCCCTTTGGGTGCACCATCGTCCGCGAGATGGAGTAG
- a CDS encoding DUF4038 domain-containing protein yields the protein MTDYRYLLPPSVVPQFDVIEWFLQAPPGRVPNPFLDAHLSGTIVTPDGREIPLAGFCDSADGSVYRLRFSPTLVGEHGYRLRFQAGEDVVEEEGAFRCVPSARHGVVRVDPAYPYHFLREGGERPFLVSKTAWLLAVANHALTFIDQAAERGFTCVRFALETNAFFSEVGKEVWPWAGVRAVPDFTRFNVRLWQRMEEIIRRAMLRGVLVEPVIFCQMRRESMAPIPDPEMERYWSYLLARLAAFPNILAWELFDEWDGNRPYQAYMARYLRFHDPYDHLICTSFPATGDAAWPEEEWLDIAVNHCSASSDPERHSLDRHYRRIALRVHRYDKPAWCNQSGRERVHGNDDPVHRRKQAWVWNISGNYWSYHSWVGCEGIETLEMGPGEEYYRHMRPFWEEHTRWWTMQPVEDGVLARPPVDFAYLLRSDEEAVIYLVNEYTGTASPAGRLVIAMPPGQYALAFYHPSDGRYRRVPGRLAATSEGLSIDTIAFTDDLVVHVRRVAGGA from the coding sequence ATGACTGATTATCGTTATCTTCTGCCGCCCTCCGTCGTCCCTCAGTTCGACGTGATCGAGTGGTTTTTACAGGCGCCACCTGGTCGCGTGCCCAACCCCTTCCTGGACGCTCATCTGAGCGGTACGATCGTGACGCCGGATGGCCGGGAGATCCCGTTAGCCGGCTTTTGCGACAGCGCGGATGGCTCCGTCTACCGGCTGCGGTTCTCCCCGACATTGGTGGGGGAGCACGGCTATCGGCTGCGGTTCCAGGCTGGAGAGGATGTGGTGGAGGAGGAAGGGGCGTTTCGCTGCGTGCCGTCGGCGCGCCACGGGGTGGTGCGCGTAGACCCGGCGTATCCCTACCACTTTCTGCGGGAGGGCGGGGAGCGACCATTTCTCGTCTCCAAGACGGCATGGCTGCTGGCGGTGGCGAATCACGCGCTCACCTTCATCGATCAGGCGGCCGAGCGAGGGTTTACCTGTGTGCGCTTCGCCCTGGAGACCAACGCCTTCTTCTCCGAGGTGGGCAAGGAGGTGTGGCCATGGGCTGGCGTGCGGGCGGTGCCGGACTTCACCCGGTTCAACGTGCGGCTCTGGCAGCGCATGGAGGAGATCATCCGGCGTGCGATGCTACGTGGGGTGCTGGTCGAGCCCGTGATCTTCTGTCAGATGCGGCGGGAGTCCATGGCGCCCATCCCGGATCCCGAGATGGAGCGCTATTGGAGCTATCTGCTGGCCCGGCTGGCGGCCTTCCCCAACATCCTCGCCTGGGAGCTGTTTGACGAGTGGGACGGGAACCGGCCATATCAGGCATATATGGCGCGCTACCTGCGCTTCCACGACCCGTATGATCACTTGATCTGCACGTCTTTCCCCGCGACGGGGGACGCGGCGTGGCCGGAGGAGGAGTGGCTGGATATCGCCGTCAACCATTGCAGCGCTTCGAGCGACCCGGAGCGGCATAGCCTGGATCGGCACTATCGCCGGATCGCGTTGCGCGTCCATCGGTATGACAAGCCGGCCTGGTGCAACCAAAGCGGGCGTGAGCGGGTCCATGGTAATGACGATCCCGTGCATCGTCGGAAACAGGCCTGGGTCTGGAATATCTCCGGCAACTATTGGAGCTATCACAGCTGGGTGGGATGCGAGGGGATCGAGACGTTGGAGATGGGCCCGGGGGAGGAGTATTATCGGCATATGCGGCCGTTCTGGGAGGAGCACACGCGGTGGTGGACCATGCAGCCGGTCGAGGATGGCGTGCTGGCCCGGCCGCCGGTGGACTTCGCCTATCTGCTTCGCTCCGACGAGGAGGCGGTGATCTATCTGGTGAACGAGTACACGGGAACAGCGTCCCCGGCCGGGCGATTGGTGATCGCCATGCCCCCGGGTCAATATGCCCTGGCCTTCTATCACCCATCGGATGGGCGCTATCGGAGGGTCCCCGGGCGGCTGGCGGCCACGTCCGAGGGGCTATCCATCGACACCATCGCGTTCACGGATGATCTCGTGGTACACGTGCGGCGGGTCGCCGGCGGCGCGTGA